From Cataglyphis hispanica isolate Lineage 1 chromosome 3, ULB_Chis1_1.0, whole genome shotgun sequence, a single genomic window includes:
- the LOC126859537 gene encoding rab5 GDP/GTP exchange factor has protein sequence MYSTKTPTLRIDEADLKCKNGCGFYGNAEWEGYCSKCHREHLQKRRAQAERISHSQVSDTDTINRSVNAGSHKEEKKVQQEKKYKLLNISFRKPIAKVQGYQELYHELLKDNSDLEKIKAENRDLLLYIAKTPIEKDVRKCIHSFVVDILQNKDVKRIEELSEITQNFYHVFGKRLENSTKYADIPSDIKEKLLDYVERYAMTLLYRILFCPPFTSDEEKDLAIQKRIRQLNWVSGKNLECRIHETSSEVRELVYTSITDLLNMDSAKAPQEKLACVIHCCRNIFLLLQQSVDGPASADEFLPALIFIVLKANPARLKSNINFITRFCNASRLMTGEGGYYFTNLCCAVSFIENLTAESLNMAEKDFNAYMSGECVPANTWESALMICESLHFMCEDITLLDDLQAKNADIMKQAEELKNKMIEFKEKIKEDVSKVIERTPLLISHSQRVPTNLDSEDFESYQLPPPIIPQIYPHSIGDNMNSGIMTDLSSDLMRTSLVEDSVTPSPTFDFPSLIGDDSLEVSKGEDETSLISLDTQSDFAPGEAQLFKKHMTDSLIDESPTSEANLPSVLKPISSDDYHGFTIQGSNIPTIPCHTGDSITTTDLDSDNYSTYYKNM, from the exons AGATACCATTAATCGATCAGTGAATGCTGGAAGTCACAAAGAGGAGAAAAAGGTACAGCAGgagaaaaagtataaattgttaaacatTTCGTTTAGAAAACCTATTGCAAAAg ttcaAGGTTATCAGGAATTATATCATGAGTTATTAAAGGACAATTCggatcttgaaaaaattaaggcagaaaatcgagatttattattatatatagccaAGACCCCAATAGAGAAGGATGTACGAAAGTGCATACATTCGTTTGTAGTAGACATACTACaaaataaagatgtaaaaagGATAGAAGAATTGTCAGAGATaacgcaaaatttttatcatgtgTTTGGAAAACGCCTAGAAAATAGCACCAAATATGCAG ATATACCATCAGATATTAAAGAGAAGTTATTAGATTATGTTGAAAGATATGCAATGACTTTGTTATACAGAATTCTTTTCTGCCCTCCATTCACATCTGATGAAGAAAAAGACTTGGCTATACAAAAAAG AATACGGCAATTAAATTGGGTTAGCGGCAAGAATTTGGAATGCAGGATTCATGAAACAAGCTCAGAAGTTAGAGAGCTTGTTTACACATCCATTACAG atCTTTTAAATATGGACTCTGCTAAAGCGCCTCAAGAGAAATTGGCTTGTGTTATTCACTgttgtagaaatatatttttattattgcaacaaTCTGTTGATGGACCAGCATCCGCTGATGAATTTCTTCCAGCACTCATATTTATCGTTTTAAAGGCTAATCCCGCACGACTTaagagtaatataaattttattacaaggtTTTGCAATGCTAGCAGATTAATGACTGGTGAAGGAGGGTATTACTTCACAAATCtg tGTTGTGCAGTATCGTTTATCGAAAACTTGACTGCAGAATCCTTAAATATGGCTGAAAAGGACTTTAATGCATACATGTCAGGAGAGTGTGTTCCAGCTAATACATGGGAATCAGCTCTTATGATATGCGAA AGTTTACACTTTATGTGTGAAGATATAACTTTGTTGGATGATTTGCAAGCTAAAAATGCCGATATCATGAAACAAgcagaagaattaaaaaacaaaatgatagaatttaaagaaaagattaaagagGATGTAAGTAAAGTGATTGAAAGGACACCATTGTTGATATCTCACAGTCAGAGAGTGCCTACTAATTTAGATAGTGAGGATTTCGAGAGTTATCAGCTACCGCCGCCAATTATTCCGCAG ATATATCCGCACTCAATCGGCGATAACATGAATAGCGGTATAATGACAGATCTGTCAAGTGATTTGATGAGAACATCATTGGTAGAAGATTCCGTGACGCCATCGCCGACATTCGATTTTCCATCCCTTATTGGTGACGATAGCCTAGAGGTTAGCAAAGGCGAAGACGAAACTAGTCTTATCAGTTTAGATACGCAGTCCGATTTTGCACCTGGTGAGGCACAGctctttaaaaaacatatgacAGATAGTTTAATAGACGAATCTCCTACATCCGAAGCAAACCTACCATCTGTATTGAAGCCGATTAGCTCTGACGATTATCATGGCTTCACAATTCAGGGATCAAATATACCAACAATACCATGCCATACAGGTGATTCTATAACTACAACAGATTTAGATTCGGACAACTATTCCACTTACTATAAGAACATGTag